The genomic interval AGAGCGGTCACAAAGAGCCCGATCCACCCGGCAAATGCTACCGGATGGAGGAGGATATCGTAGCCCTCTCCTATGTTTCCCAGTAAGACCTCCGATAGGAAGGTAAAAATTAAAGGGGAACCGAGACTTATTCCGTCTTTAATTTCATTATTACCCGCTTCAATAACCCGGGATAGCCTGAGCCCGACTATTATTACCGGTATCGCGGCAATTATACCGGCCACCGGGCCGGCCAGCCCTATGTCAAAGAGTGCCTTTTTAGTGGAGATCGAGGACCTGATTTTAATGAAAGCGCCAAAGGTTCCTATGGGTGAGATAAGGGGTGGAGCGGGTATAAAATACGGCGGTGAAATATCAACCCCGTATCTCTTCCCGAATATGAAGTGCCCCATTTCGTGGGCACCCAGTATGAAAAGAAGAGCGGCAGAGAACGAAATGCCCCCGGCAACGCTTCCACCCTGAAAGAACCCAGCCAAGAAGGTAGTAACCAGCGTTACCAGGAAAAGAACTATATGGATTTTGCTTATTCCCATCTACCGGATTTATGATTTAAGACTCGAAAGAGTAACCAGGATATTTTGAAAGAATACCCAAACGATTGTTAAATGGGAAGAAAAGAAAGACTGTCGAATTTATAATTATTTTTGCAAATTCCCCTCATGCTACGGTGCTCCCATTGAATATTTGAGGGAGTCAATTTTATCTGTACATTCTCCCAGCATGTCATCTCCTCGCCCAGTCAAACCGGTGGATTGATCGAGCGTCCATCCCTTTTGTCATTCCCGAATGTTCCCCGCCAAAGCTTGTATCCGAAAGTATTAATCGGATAGCATGCGGGGACAAGCTTAACCGGGAATCCCCTCAGCATGTCATCCCCGAATGTATTAATCGGGGATCCATAATTAAAAACTAGATTCCCGCTTACGCGGGAATGACAGGTCGGTGTACACGTATTTTTTCCCGCATATGCACGGACAAGTTCCATGACATCTCAACACAAATCATTCGATATTAATAAGGTTAGAGTCGATTGATTCCAATACCTCGACCATGTACCGGCGTATCTCGGCCTCTTTTCTCTCGTTTAAAATCTTAGATTGTATCCGGCTGAGAATACCATCATCCACCCTGTTGCATAGATAGCGGATAATGGGGGCATGCGATGGAGAGACGCTGAGCTGACGGTAACCTATGGCCATCAAAGCCAAAGCACCGGACGGCATTCCGGCAAGCTCGCCGCAGATCGAGACTTCCTTTCGGAAAGAACTTGTTTTATGAAAAATATCGTTAAGCATCCGCAATACCGCTGGATGAAAACCGGAATATAGATGCCCGACCACGTTAGAATTCCTGTCGACGGCCAAAAGATACTGAATCAGGTCGTTCGTGCCTACCGAGATAAAATCAATCAACTCCCTGTAGTCATCCATCTGGTAGAGAATAGCCGGAACCTCCATCATTACCCCGAGAGGGGGCAGCTTTTCGGATGGTATCCCCTGCTCCTCACCCAGCTCCTCTAACACCTCCCGTGCGGTCTCTACTTCCCAGACATTGGACACCATGGGGAGGAGTATTTTGAAGCGGTATCCCTTTTTCACACCGAGTAGAATCGCTCTTATCTGGTCCCGAAATAGGTTAAGATACTCCATGGAAAA from Thermodesulfobacteriota bacterium carries:
- a CDS encoding site-2 protease family protein, with amino-acid sequence MGISKIHIVLFLVTLVTTFLAGFFQGGSVAGGISFSAALLFILGAHEMGHFIFGKRYGVDISPPYFIPAPPLISPIGTFGAFIKIRSSISTKKALFDIGLAGPVAGIIAAIPVIIVGLRLSRVIEAGNNEIKDGISLGSPLIFTFLSEVLLGNIGEGYDILLHPVAFAGWIGLFVTALNLIPAGQLDGGHIMYSLLSRKWYRLSSISMVLILAILGIGTRPLIQFLNSFFEGSGFSYIREVFVFDGWPGWIMWAAILSIMGTRHPPTMYDEVPLDGKRKMLGVFALLLFIGCFTPVPIKI